The DNA sequence CTGCTTTTGGATATCAGGGTCAAAAATGTTCTGCTTGTTCAAGATTGATTGTGCTCGATGGAATTTATAATGAGTTTACCGGAAGATTAATAGAAAGCACGAAGAGTTTAAAAATTGGCCCTGCAGAATCTCCATCGACTTTTATCGGACCGCTTATTGATGAAGATGCCTATAGCAAAGTAAAATTTTATATAGAAAAAGGAAAGAGTGATGCAAAACTTCTCTATGAAACACCTGAGGATAAACTGCCTGATAATGGTTATTTCATTGGACCTGTTATTTTCGAATGTATGGATAATTCTTCCTTGATTGCAAAAGAAGAAATATTCGGGCCTGTGCTTGCAGTTTTTAGAGTGAAAGATATAAAATCGGCTATTGAGCTTGCTAATGACTGTGATTTTGCTCTTACAGGAGGGATAATATCAAGAAGTCCGGCAAACATAGAAAAAGTGAAAAATGAACTTGAAGCAGGAAATATCTATATCAACAGAAGAATAACAGGAGCAGTTGTTGGCAGACAGCCATTTGGCGGCTATAAACTTTCGGGAATGGGTTCAAAAGCAGGAGGTCCTGATTATTTATTGCAGTTTATGATTCCCAAAACTCTTTGTGAAAATATAATGCGGCACGGTTATGCTCCATTAAAAAACCAATGAAAGGCACACTATTGCAATGAAAGATGAAGAAAAAGCTCTGTTAAAAAAAATACCTCTCTTTGAAGACCTTGATGAGGATGCAATGAAAAAAGTTATCTCAATTGCAAGAAAAAAAATTTTTCGTAAGAATGAAATTATATTTGAGGATGGAGATGAAGCAGAAAGCTTTTATATTATTCTTTCAGGGCAGGTAAAGATTTACAAGCTTTCAAATGACGGCAAGGAGCAGATTCTTCATATCATTGAAAAAGGGGAAAGTTTTGGAGAAGCGGCGCTTTTTTCAGGAGGAAACTATCCTGCTTATGCCGAAGCAATTGAAGATTCTATGCTCATCTCGATACCAAAAGACCAATTTTTATCTATTTTGAAAAACACACCTGAGCTATCTCTTAAGATGCTTGCATCGCTTTCGCGATACCTTATACAGTTTAACAGAATGATCGAAGAGCTTTCGCTGAAGGAGGTCTCGTCGCGCCTTGCAGGATTTTTGCTCGATGAAATAAAAAAGAATAAATCTATTGAGGCAAAAGATAATGTTGTTTTTGAAATCGGAATCAGTAAAGTTCAACTTGCACGAAAATTAGGTACAGTAAATGAGACATTGTACCGCACTTTCAAGAAAATGAAAGAAAAGGGAATTATTGATTTCAAGGGGAAGAAAGTAAAAATAATAAATGCAGAAAAATTGAAAGCACTGGCTGAAGGAAAGAAAAGATAATACAAGATAAATAGCGTCTCTTTGAATATATAAGTCTGAAGTTGCCTCTCAAAAACTATGTCTCAAGAGCATAGGCATTGAGGTTATTTTGCCAATCCTTTTTAAAAAGATGTGAGCGTTGCAAAGTCGAAGCTCGCCACGATAGAAAGCCTTTGGGGAAGCAGTAGTTTTTCTATTAAATCAAATTGACGGCACATGAAAAAGAGATGGACGCAAAACGTGCAGGCAATGAGGAATGCATTATATTTGCTTATATGTCGCAGATACGAAGAATGAAGTGCAATACAACAATTGGGTTTTTACCAAAGCATCACCAAATGCTATTGTCAACTTTTACGAGTAATTATAAGAAGAGCAAAAATTACACAATAAACACCGTTGTAAAATGATAAAAAAAAATAAAAAATGGATAATGTCATTATTTAACTATTTGAAAAAATTAAGAAAAAACATCAGAAAAGCCAAAAGCAGACTTGACCCCTCTTACATTGTCATAATGTCGTACTCTTCCAAATGACAATCAAAATCAGTCTTAATAACCAACTTCTTGTGGTAAGTTTTTTCAAGGTCTTCTATGATATGATTTTCTTCTTCATAAAATTTATCAGCTATGCTCGGATGAACACTAATCAT is a window from the Candidatus Schekmanbacteria bacterium genome containing:
- a CDS encoding Crp/Fnr family transcriptional regulator — encoded protein: MKDEEKALLKKIPLFEDLDEDAMKKVISIARKKIFRKNEIIFEDGDEAESFYIILSGQVKIYKLSNDGKEQILHIIEKGESFGEAALFSGGNYPAYAEAIEDSMLISIPKDQFLSILKNTPELSLKMLASLSRYLIQFNRMIEELSLKEVSSRLAGFLLDEIKKNKSIEAKDNVVFEIGISKVQLARKLGTVNETLYRTFKKMKEKGIIDFKGKKVKIINAEKLKALAEGKKR